In Gammaproteobacteria bacterium, the DNA window ATAGCCCACTTTGCGGCCTTTCAAGTCGCCTTCCCGCAACATGCGCCGCACATGGTCAATGTGATACCCAAGCAATTCGGCTGCTTCTTTGGTGGTGACGTACCCGGTCAGGTCAGGCATTCGATGAAAAAAGGGGAAATGGGAGAAAATATTTTCGGGCATCAAGGCTGCTCCATAATGTGGCACAACCCGATACCCGATAACCTTGCAGTGCCCCCAACGAGGTTCGAACTCGTGTTTCGGCCTTGAGAGGGCCGCGTCCTGGGCCACTAGACGATGGGGGCGGAGCGGGCAGGATTTTACCACAAG includes these proteins:
- a CDS encoding DNA-binding protein, with product MPENIFSHFPFFHRMPDLTGYVTTKEAAELLGYHIDHVRRMLREGDLKGRKVGYMWFVLLDSIRAYQEANKEFNKFDRRRGNAPAKK